The Candidatus Poribacteria bacterium genome has a segment encoding these proteins:
- a CDS encoding outer membrane beta-barrel protein — protein sequence MGGLHLAFDLDYWRWNGSISEYRGDNSSIGETFYASYGFKGMSMAVRLEYIRQGGSKIYTESEKTEDIYAVTLTPTYNFNEDAHIRLETSYIKAKRCSKDDVNGLQDDRIYLVLESGLRF from the coding sequence GTGGGCGGACTTCACCTCGCATTTGACCTGGATTACTGGAGGTGGAATGGTTCAATAAGCGAATATCGTGGGGATAACTCCTCGATAGGAGAGACCTTCTACGCGTCGTATGGGTTCAAGGGAATGTCGATGGCGGTGAGGCTCGAATACATAAGACAGGGCGGAAGCAAAATCTACACGGAGAGCGAAAAAACGGAAGACATCTACGCCGTGACGCTCACCCCGACGTATAATTTCAATGAAGACGCCCATATCAGATTGGAGACCTCCTACATAAAAGCCAAGAGGTGTTCTAAGGACGACGTAAACGGCTTACAAGATGATAGGATCTATCTCGTCCTGGAATCCGGTCTTAGATTCTAG